A genome region from Triticum aestivum cultivar Chinese Spring chromosome 2B, IWGSC CS RefSeq v2.1, whole genome shotgun sequence includes the following:
- the LOC123047185 gene encoding stress enhanced protein 2, chloroplastic, producing the protein MAAAVARAIVCEAAPQRAAPPSQQKQQTRRDKILLQPRLSTLRSYGADGSGAVTRKRLPGEALEEGGVGGAPPFFASLADYIESSRKSQDFETISGRLAMVAFAAAVAVEATTGDSLFKKLDTVQIEEATGLCLAVVASAATFAWVSSARGRIGQMLTLGCNSFVDGLIDNVVDVLFSDDQMQDWSDDV; encoded by the exons ATGGCGGCCGCGGTGGCGAGAGCGATCGTGTGCGAGGCGGCGCCGCAGAGGGCGGCGCCCCCGTCGCAGCAGAAGCAGCAGACGAGGCGGGACAAGATCCTGCTCCAGCCCCGCCTCTCCACGCTCCGGTCGTACGGCGCCGACGGCAGCGGCGCGGTGACGCGGAAGCGGCTCCCGGGCGAGGCCCTGGAGGAGGGCGGCGTCGGGGGAGCGCCGCCGTTCTTCGCGTCGCTCGCCGACTACATCGAGAGCTCCCGCAAGAGCCAGGACTTCGAGACCATCTCCGGCCGCCTCGCCATG GTGGCgttcgcggcggcggtggcggttgagGCGACGACGGGGGACTCGCTGTTCAAGAAGCTGGACACGGTGCAGATCGAGGAGGCGACGGGGCTGTGCCTGGCGGTGGTGGCCTCGGCGGCCACGTTCGCGTGGGTCTCGAGCGCGCGCGGCCGGATCGGGCAGATGCTCACCCTCGGCTGCAACTCCTTCGTGGACGGGCTCATCGACAACGTCGTGGACGTGCTCTTCTCCGACGACCAGATGCAGGACTGGTCCGACGACGTCTGA
- the LOC123042497 gene encoding transcription factor CAULIFLOWER-like encodes MPRREVRLGVCHIEDDKQRSVTFSKRRAGLFKGASNLSALTGAKVAVVLESESGKMHAFGTPSVKPIIDAFLSRDPLMEPLADNAGKARVASLQSKVARLDMENAMLEKRANLSLQHIKKIQAENPGMAANNIFSKEKDLCLEDLNRLFNDLLRVNEHIRHRMPPLHHGHAPRIGGPNVQQNQLLPRGPSHDHSKTHRASLQSTSSHHIPPQVLPPVPLPPTPQHTMEPSLHMQVPQMFPSPPSSLALQLRSLMKPIPHQVPQMFQSTPPPSNPHLASLLQPDLDQVHGLPPRPQPQLEEYANPYKTIEPSQNKTIPNSGGNDIGVRESLGHDNSPYAPLDQAHHHEILGMYSYMGYNDNDVGQYNLRCDEWVNAPPESSGGNDGDTDA; translated from the exons ATGCCGAGGAGGGAGGTCCGTTTGGGTGTCTGTCACATCGAAGACGACAAACAGCGCAGCGTCACCTTCTCCAAACGACGTGCTGGTTTGTTTAAAGGTGCCAGTAACCTCTCCGCCCTCACTGGCGCGAAGGTTGCTGTTGTCCTGGAGAGTGAATCAGGAAAGATGCATGCCTTTGGGACGCCATCGGTGAAACCTATTATTGATGCTTTCCTGTCAAGAGATCCACTTATGGAGCCACTCGCCGACAATGCGGGAAAAGCTAGGGTTGCATCGCTGCAAAGCAAGGTGGCTAGGTTGGACATGGAGAACGCAATGCTAGAGAAGAGAGCAAACCTCTCCCTCCAACATATCAAGAAGATACAAGCTGAAAACCCAGGGATGGCGGCAAATAATATTTTCTCCAAGGAAAAAGATCTTTGTCTAGAAGATCTCAACAGGCTCTTCAATGACCTATTGCGAGTCAACGAGCATATTAGACACCGCATGCCTCCGCTACATCATGGCCATGCACCAAGGATTGGTGGTCCAAATGTGCAACAAAACCAGTTGTTGCCAAGAGGTCCATCACATGATCACTCAAAGACTCATCGGGCATCACTACAATCAACGTCAtctcaccatattccacctcaagtGTTGCCTCCAGTTCCACTGCCACCAACACCACAACACACTATGGAACCATCTTTACATATGCAAGTACCACAGATGTTCCCGTCCCCACCATCATCTTTGGCACTCCAGTTGAGGTCCCTTATGAAACCAATTCCTCATCAG gTACCACAAATGTTTCAGTCCACACCACCACCTTCGAATCCCCACTTGGCATCCCTCCTACAACCGGATCTTGACCAGGTACATGGTTTACCTCCACGACCTCAGCCACAACTTGAAGAATATGCAAATCCTTACAAGACCATAGAGCCATCACAGAACAAGACAATCCCTAACTCCGGTGGAAATGATATCGGCGTCCGCGAATCACTTGGCCATGATAACTCGCCTTATGCTCCTTTGGACCAGGCGCACCACCATGAAATCCTAGGGATGTATTCTTACATGGGgtataatgataatgatgtaggcCAATATAACTTGAGATGTGACGAGTGGGTCAATGCACCACCAGAGTCTTCTGGTGGGAATGATGGTGATACTGATGCATGA